The following are encoded together in the Humulus lupulus chromosome 5, drHumLupu1.1, whole genome shotgun sequence genome:
- the LOC133778745 gene encoding zinc finger protein ZAT9, which yields MERHRCKLCHRSFANGRALGGHMKAHLATLPLPLPLPLSPKTPEPASSSSYSSAQEEAEAEGDDNKALALAYGLRENPKKSYRLADPEFSFAAADTGSVVIQDRESETESRNPTRRRSKRNRRPSERRIPSWVVDSPSTEPEPVSSVSDTSPEEDVAMCLMLLSRDVWEQEDQEKTITIRSVNDEDEVVVKKLRRVGAKHKCDKCSKVFRSHQAMCGHKKICSMNETHEAAKNGAGGDKIFECPYCYKVFGSGQALGGHKRSHQLNSSSSSATATATAAATAMPIIITSTSTTTTTTNNSVKHRDGLIDLNLPAPLEEDDFSVLSDA from the coding sequence ATGGAGAGGCACAGATGCAAGCTCTGCCATCGGAGCTTTGCGAATGGCAGAGCTTTGGGTGGTCACATGAAGGCTCACCTAGCCACACTCCCTctccctcttcctcttcctctttcCCCTAAGACCCCCGAACCAGCTTCGTCTTCCTCATATTCCTCGGCCCAAGAAGAAGCTGAAGCTGAAGGTGACGACAACAAGGCTCTGGCTTTGGCTTATGGGTTGAGAGAGAATCCCAAGAAAAGTTACCGCCTTGCAGATCCTGAGTTTTCTTTTGCAGCGGCTGATACTGGCTCGGTCGTCATTCAGGACAGGGAGAGCGAGACCGAGTCGAGAAACCCAACTCGGCGGCGATCCAAACGGAATCGTCGACCCAGTGAAAGAAGAATACCCAGTTGGGTTGTTGATTCACCGTCGACGGAGCCAGAACCGGTGAGTTCGGTCTCCGATACTTCCCCTGAGGAAGATGTTGCTATGTGCCTTATGCTGCTTTCGAGGGATGTTTGGGAACAAGAAGATCAGGAGAAGACTATAACGATAAGATCAGTCAATGATGAAGACGAAGTGGTTGTGAAAAAGTTGAGGAGAGTTGGAGCCAAGCACAAGTGTGATAAGTGTAGCAAAGTGTTTCGATCTCACCAAGCAATGTGTGGTCACAAGAAGATTTGTTCGATGAATGAAACTCATGAGGCTGCTAAGAATGGTGCTGGTGGTGATAAAATCTTTGAATGTCCTTACTGTTACAAAGTTTTTGGGTCGGGACAAGCTCTTGGTGGACACAAGAGATCTCACCAACTCAACTCATCATCATCTTCTGCAACTGCAACCGCAACTGCAGCTGCAACTGCCATGCCTATCATCATCACTAGTACCAGcaccaccactaccacaactAATAACTCAGTAAAGCACAGAGATGGTTTGATAGATCTCAACTTGCCTGCTCCTTTGGAAGAAGATGACTTTAGTGTCTTATCTGATGCTTGA
- the LOC133778748 gene encoding WAT1-related protein At5g47470 gives MRMMDHLMKKDVLEEVVIISILIGIQVVYAGNSILMGYLMSIGLTPFTIVIYTSFATFLLLSPIAFLFERSKWPKKFSLKLLIQLVLIAFGGVTLFQSLLLKGINLTSPAMATSMPNLAPGIIFVIAWALRLEKVKLSCIYSKVKIAGTLLCVAGALTMSIMHSAKAEVAVGGNRQSETSGMAVSPPLNVLFDKDKIIGCFYLMAAIFVLSTNVVLQAATLGDFPAPMSLCAITSLLGGFLTAALQILQYHKLESGFPVLSVSNLISYSLVGGVVSGTCVSFNGWAMKKRGPVLVSMFNPIGTVCSVVLSIFTLGESFKLGSLAGMLLMFTGLYFVLWAKGKEGYNTYSNSSCSSGHGDGFASEFDPEKPLLS, from the exons CTGGAAACTCTATATTGATGGGTTATCTTATGTCAATTGGCCTTACCCCTTTTACCATTGTTATCTACACTTCCTTTGCCACTTTCCTCCTCCTCTCTCCCATTGCTTTTCTCTTCGAAAG AAGCAAATGGCCCAAGAAATTCAGCTTGAAGCTCTTAATTCAGCTGGTGTTGATAGCCTTTGGAGG GGTAACTTTGTTCCAGTCTCTTCTGCTAAAGGGTATCAATCTAACATCACCAGCAATGGCAACATCCATGCCAAACCTAGCTCCGGGCATAATTTTTGTAATTGCTTGGGCTTTAAG ATTAGAGAAAGTGAAACTGAGTTGCATATACAGCAAAGTAAAGATAGCAGGGACATTGCTGTGCGTGGCAGGCGCTCTAACAATGAGCATAATGCACAGTGCCAAAGCAGAAGTAGCAGTGGGTGGTAATAGACAGAGTGAGACTAGTGGAATGGCAGTATCACCACCACTCAATGTTTTGTTCGACAAGGACAAGATCATAGGATGCTTCTATCTCATGGCAGCCATTTTTGTTTTGTCCACCAATGTCGTCCTTCAGGCTGCAACCTTGGGTGACTTTCCTGCTCCAATGTCTCTCTGCGCCATTACATCTTTGCTCGGTGGCTTTCTCACTGCAGCCCTCCAAATACTGCAGTACCACAAACTCGAGTCTGGCTTTCCAGTTCTCAGCGTATCAAACTTGATTTCCTACTCTCTCGTG GGAGGTGTAGTGAGCGGGACATGTGTGAGCTTCAACGGGTGGGCCATGAAGAAAAGAGGGCCTGTTCTGGTGTCCATGTTCAACCCCATTGGGACAGTATGCTCAGTGGTTCTCTCTATTTTCACTTTAGGAGAGTCCTTTAAACTAGGAAG CCTTGCTGGTATGCTGCTGATGTTTACGGGGCTGTACTTCGTGCTATGGGCAAAGGGCAAAGAGGGTTACAACACATACAGCAACAGCAGCTGCAGCAGTGGCCATGGCGATGGCTTTGCAAGTGAGTTCGATCCAGAGAAGCCTCTCTTAAGTTAG